The genomic DNA GCGATTTTATGCCTTTGTTTGCTCAACCAGCTCACGAATTCCTTGGCTAAGCGGCGTAAGCGGGCGTTTCAGAAGCTTCTCGAAATCGTTGCTTACAACATCCAAAGCTCCTTCACGAATCGCTTGCTGAATACCGACCACAATAGGGATTGCGGCTTCCGGTACGCCCGCACCAAGCATAATATCGGCATACGCAGTATCGTCTACCTGCTGTACAGGCACATCCTTACCCAGCACCTCAGCAAGAATCGCCGCAAACTCTTCTTGGGTAATCGGCTTGCCCGAAAGCTCGTATATTGTATTCTCATGTCCTTCGCTGGACAAAACGACTGCCGCCGCTTGCGCATAATCTGCACGGGCAGCCCAACCTACTTTACCGGAGCCTGCTGAAGTCAGCCAAGGAGCCCCGGCCAGCACGGATTGAATCGTGCCTGCTTCATTTTCAAGATACCAGTTATTGCGCAGGAAGGAGTAAGGAATGCCCGATTCACGAATGAACTCCTCCGTTATACGATGTACAGGTGCAAGGAACAGCGTGCTGTCAGCCGCATTGGCAGCGCTGGTATAAGCAATGAAGCCTACTCCCGCACGTACAGCAGCATCCACAGCAGCCTTATGCTGTCGGATTCTCGTATCATTATCGCCGTCTGCGGATATAATCAGTAGTCGGTCTACACCAGCAAACGCTTGGTCCAGCGTCTCTGGTTTATCAAAATCGCCATGACGAACGTCAACGCCACGGGCACGCAAGTTTTCTGCTTTTTCCGGATTTCTCACGCTAACAATAAGGTCTTCTGCCGATACCGATGCAAGCAACGCCTCTACCACGATGGAACCCAGTTGCCCGGTTGCTCCTGTTAATGCGATTTTCATATGAAATCCTCCATTCAGATTTTATTTACCTTTCTATAGTAACTATAAATATGACGCTTGTCTAATTTGGAATTGATGAATACGCGGCTGTGTCAGCAAATTAAATGTTAGGAGAATTAGAGATATCAAAGCGAATTGTTAAAGAGGGGCGTGGAAGGCTTTGCATTCGCGTTTATCGTGACGATAGGGGCTTCATATCTGATCTATCCCTACCTGACACCGTTTGATCTGAAATTCGGACTCCTTTTCGGACTGCTGATCAGCTTAAGCAGTTTCTTCGGCAGCTTAACGGTTTCCGTGCTGAAGCGAGATTTATTAATCGGCGATGACGACAAGTTCGATACTTTGAAAAAAAGCTACTTAAACCGGGTCGATAGCCTGACCTACACCTCGCCGGTCTTTTTCCACGTGATCCGTTATTTTTTCGATTTTATGTAGTGATTCTAAGGATCTCTCACCCCGTGGTGGGGGGGGTAAGCTTTTTTCAAAAAAACATTTTTACATAGAACAATTAATATTTGGGGGATCAATACAATAAATACATGTGACAGCACAATGAATGGCAAGGATGAAATAAAAATGGCCGGACCTTGGTCTTCTCTCATACGCTCAACGAACAGCCACCACATAGGTACGGATACAAACCACATCAAGACATTGGAGATAGCTAGATAACGAAGATCCTTCCACAAAAAACAAAACAATATCGCAAGGATCGCTGGAATAGTCCATGAGCCGATCAAGCGACCATTGCTGAATATTACGAATGCCGCGATAGGATAGAGAATTGCAATGATGATTTGGACTATTTTATTTTCATAAAACCTCAATTTGATAGCCTCCTTTTTTCATCGGCAATCAGGGTGTAGAACTCAGGCTCCTCACTAAAACCTTCTTCAGACCTAAGCGGTCTTCTTCAGGCAACAACTTAGATCTGGAAATGGCTGAACTTACACCTCTTCCAACGAAATGGTTTCATATTCGTTCATATGTACCGTTGCAGGGCATTCCTAATCCTGCTAACCCCTTCACGAATCTCGCTTTCATTTAGATGCCCATAGCCCATTAGCAGTCGGTTTCCTTCGAGCTGTGCCGCAAATACATTTTCGCTACGGAAACATTCCGCCCAATTCTCTCGGAGCGTGAACTGAAACTCTGCTACCAAATGCAACCCAGCTGGCTGACCACATACCCGGAATTGCCCTGTAAAGTGCTGTTCCAGGCTATCAAGCAGGACCTGACGACGCTTGGCGTACACTTTTTTCATCTTATGTACATGCTTATGAAGGAGTCGCTTCCTGATATACCGACTCAACACAATTTGTTCCAGACTCGCTGTCTGGTAATCCGCCAGTTGCTTTAAACGGATAAAATCAGCGACTCGTGACGAGGGAAGAACAATATAGCCGATCCGCAGCGCGGGGAACAATATTTTGCTAAACGTCCCGACATATAGCACCCGTTCTGGGTCCAGACTCTGCAAGGAGTGGACGGGCGCCCCATCATACCGGAACTCACTGTCATAATCATCTTCGAGCAACAGGCATCCTGTTCGAGCTGCATACTGGATAAGCTCGATCCGCCTTTGGATCGGCAAGATACCTCCCAGCGGGAACTGATGCGAGGGTGTCAGATATGCCAGCTTGGGGTGTCTCTTTTGCGGCAGATCGGCTGTTATAACTCCCGAATCATCAACAGGAATACTCCGCAGTGTGGCTCCTGTAGCCGCCAGAATGCTTTTTAAATCTTCATTTGTCGGTTCCTCTACCAGGGCTTCGTCTCCAGCTGACAGTAACAGACGAGTGACAAGCTGAATTGCCTGTACTGCTCCGCTAGTGATTACAATATGTTCTGGTCTGGCTTTCACTCCTCTGGTGTGAACCAAATAGTCGGCCAACTCCCTGCGTAACTCAGGCTCTCCAGCAGGGTCGCCATAACCCAGTGCCAGATCAGGAGCCTCTTTGCAGACGCTCTGAAGCAAGTCGGCCCATGATTTGCGCGGGAACAATTCCAATGCGGGGAGGCCTGTCCGGAAGGAAATTACCGACATCTCATTTGAATATGAAGTATTCATTGCAGACGCAGACGCCTCGATAGGCAGTGCGGATACATAACCTGGAAGGACGGCCCCTTCGGCTACATAGGTACCTGAACCCGAGCGCGCAATGGCTAAGCCTTCGGCTAGCAGCATTTCATAAGCTTCGAGGATAACATTCCGGGAAACGTTCAACTGTAAGGCCAGCACCCGGGTCGAAGGAAGTTTATACCCTGCATGCAGTTCTCCGGCTAAAATACGGTCCCGCATCGCTTGATATACCTGCCGCAGCATCGGAACTGTCACATTCTTATCGATAGATAACCACATAGCTGCCCCCCAAGCGGTACTGTCAAAAACCTCTTCAACTGGATCTACAAGTGCCCAGTTTCTATTGCTACAGTATATATCAATATCTGTACAAGAGGTGAGATGAAATGAACAAACCAACCTTTTCGACTTACATGGAATTAGTGATCGCAACCTCCATTGTCGGCAGTTCTGTAGTAGTCGGTAAACTGGTCGTGATGCGGCTGCCTGTTTTTTTATCGCAATCTGCCAGTCTGGCCGTTGCCCTTCTGTTTTTGGTACCCATTGTGTTAATCAGGAAATATTCACTAAGGATCAGCAAACGAGATGCCTTAATCCTGTTCATTCAAGCACTGGTCGGCATGTTTCTCTTCCGTGTCCTAATGCTGTACGGGCTGGCCTACGCCTCTGCTTCCGAAAGCGGAATTTTAACTAGCTTAACCCCAGCTATCGTGGCACTTCTTTCGTATGTGCTGCTGAGAGAAAAGATTACGCTCCGCCCCGGACTAGGGATTGCCTGTTCACTGCTCGGTGTTTTGGCACTGCAAATACCTCACATATCGGCGCTCTGGTTCAATGCTCCCAACGCAACCTCGTTCATTGGCCTGCTGCTTGTTCTGTCTGCTGTGTTCGGAGAAGCGGCACTGACAGTGTTACGCAAGATGCTATCCAGCCATGTCTCTTCCCTGCTTGGAACCATGTATATAACACTCTTTTCATTCTTCATGTTCCTGGCTTGTTCCTTTGTGGAGGCCCAACAGTTCGACTTTAACCACGTTGGTGTAGGGGAGATTGGGCTAGTCTTATATTATGGTATCTTTGTCACGGCATTAGGCTATGTATTATGGTTTCGAGGTGTATCAAGAGTACCGGCTAGTACAGCAGCTGTATACACGGGTTGTATTCCCGTCAGCACACTACTGCTGTCCTATATCATCCTCCGTGAATCCTTCTCATTTGCTCATCTGGCCGGTGCAGGCTTTGTATTTCTCGGCATCATACTTATATCACGCGGTGAACGCCGTTGACTTACGCAAAGACCTTCTCAAAAAAAGAGGCTCCCGGCTGAAACTTCGGGAGTCTATCTTCTTTGATTCAAGTTCTTAGCGCATTGAATTAATGCACCTGATCCAGCAATTGATATGCCTCTTCCTTCGTTGTAGCTTCTAGAAGCGCTTCTCGGAAATGACCGTCCATCAGCTTACGCGATAACATTTGCAGCACTTTCAGATGCGCATTTTCTTTGCTATTACGCGGTACCGCAATCATAAAGATCAGTTTTGCTTCACTTCCGTCTGCACTATTCCAGTCCACACCGCCCTGCTTGATACCGAAGACCACGATTGGCTTCAGGACAGCTTCCGATTTGCCATGAGGAATGGCAATATTCATTCCAATGCCTGTGGAGCCTTCTTCCTCTCTGGCTAATATCGCCTGTTTGAAATCACTGGCAGAGCTTACGGCTCCAGTTCTCTCAAGTGCTTCAATCATTTCATCAACCACAGCATCTCGTGTCGTTCCTTCCAGCTCCAAATTAATCAGATCCATCGTTACAATATCCGTCAGTTTCTCAATGTGAACAGCTTGCGGAGACACCGCTGGCCCGTTATTTGTAACGACTGTTGAAGCAGATGACTCCGCAGCAGCCGTTGTAGTAATCGCAGAATGTCCAGCTCCTGCGGTAGAATGTCCAGGCATCGCTTCCCTAGCAACATCCGAAGTTACAGTTGCTACAATATCTTTTTTCAGCAAGCTCACCAGGACAACCGATACGGCTACGCCGACAATAACGGCGATGAAGAACATAAGCACATGGTCCACTGCACCAAGTACAGCTACAATCGGTCCACCATGAGCTACCCTATCACCTACATTCCCCAACATGGCGATGACAGAACCAACCATGGACCCTACCATGATACTGGGAATAA from Paenibacillus sp. FSL R10-2782 includes the following:
- a CDS encoding DMT family transporter, with the protein product MNKPTFSTYMELVIATSIVGSSVVVGKLVVMRLPVFLSQSASLAVALLFLVPIVLIRKYSLRISKRDALILFIQALVGMFLFRVLMLYGLAYASASESGILTSLTPAIVALLSYVLLREKITLRPGLGIACSLLGVLALQIPHISALWFNAPNATSFIGLLLVLSAVFGEAALTVLRKMLSSHVSSLLGTMYITLFSFFMFLACSFVEAQQFDFNHVGVGEIGLVLYYGIFVTALGYVLWFRGVSRVPASTAAVYTGCIPVSTLLLSYIILRESFSFAHLAGAGFVFLGIILISRGERR
- a CDS encoding PLP-dependent aminotransferase family protein → MWLSIDKNVTVPMLRQVYQAMRDRILAGELHAGYKLPSTRVLALQLNVSRNVILEAYEMLLAEGLAIARSGSGTYVAEGAVLPGYVSALPIEASASAMNTSYSNEMSVISFRTGLPALELFPRKSWADLLQSVCKEAPDLALGYGDPAGEPELRRELADYLVHTRGVKARPEHIVITSGAVQAIQLVTRLLLSAGDEALVEEPTNEDLKSILAATGATLRSIPVDDSGVITADLPQKRHPKLAYLTPSHQFPLGGILPIQRRIELIQYAARTGCLLLEDDYDSEFRYDGAPVHSLQSLDPERVLYVGTFSKILFPALRIGYIVLPSSRVADFIRLKQLADYQTASLEQIVLSRYIRKRLLHKHVHKMKKVYAKRRQVLLDSLEQHFTGQFRVCGQPAGLHLVAEFQFTLRENWAECFRSENVFAAQLEGNRLLMGYGHLNESEIREGVSRIRNALQRYI
- a CDS encoding SDR family oxidoreductase translates to MKIALTGATGQLGSIVVEALLASVSAEDLIVSVRNPEKAENLRARGVDVRHGDFDKPETLDQAFAGVDRLLIISADGDNDTRIRQHKAAVDAAVRAGVGFIAYTSAANAADSTLFLAPVHRITEEFIRESGIPYSFLRNNWYLENEAGTIQSVLAGAPWLTSAGSGKVGWAARADYAQAAAVVLSSEGHENTIYELSGKPITQEEFAAILAEVLGKDVPVQQVDDTAYADIMLGAGVPEAAIPIVVGIQQAIREGALDVVSNDFEKLLKRPLTPLSQGIRELVEQTKA